In the Kitasatospora terrestris genome, one interval contains:
- a CDS encoding response regulator transcription factor produces MSVLLEHPANVVAYRPTKPTAMVVIADPRVRNTVTRHLWALGVRDVIEVSSIAEARPRVATPRDICIADVHLPDGSGLTILAETRAAGWPNGLALSAADDIGAVRSALAGGVKGYVVTGTRTNVAMPGRPGMPLGAAGLAGRMRRPGMPGHPGAHGQPGAAGAPGAPGAQPSAYRELSGREVEVLRLVAEGQSNKAIGVAMGLSALTVKSHLARIARKLGTGDRAGMVAVALRTGIIH; encoded by the coding sequence GTGTCGGTCCTTCTCGAGCACCCCGCAAATGTGGTGGCCTACCGTCCGACGAAGCCCACCGCCATGGTGGTCATCGCTGATCCCCGCGTCCGGAACACCGTCACCCGGCACCTGTGGGCGCTCGGCGTCCGCGACGTCATCGAGGTCTCCTCGATCGCCGAGGCCCGGCCCCGCGTCGCCACGCCGCGCGACATCTGCATCGCCGACGTCCACCTGCCCGACGGCTCCGGCCTGACCATCCTGGCCGAGACCCGCGCCGCGGGCTGGCCGAACGGCCTGGCGCTGTCCGCCGCCGACGACATCGGCGCGGTCCGCTCGGCCCTGGCCGGCGGGGTCAAGGGCTACGTGGTCACCGGCACCCGCACCAACGTCGCGATGCCGGGCCGTCCGGGCATGCCGCTGGGCGCGGCCGGGCTGGCCGGGCGGATGCGCCGTCCGGGCATGCCGGGCCACCCCGGTGCGCACGGCCAGCCCGGCGCGGCGGGTGCCCCCGGCGCGCCCGGCGCCCAGCCGTCCGCGTACCGGGAGCTGTCCGGCCGTGAGGTCGAGGTCTTGCGGCTGGTGGCGGAGGGCCAGTCCAACAAGGCGATCGGCGTCGCGATGGGGCTGTCCGCGCTCACCGTGAAGAGCCACCTCGCCCGGATCGCCCGGAAGCTCGGAACCGGTGACCGGGCGGGCATGGTGGCGGTCGCCCTGCGAACCGGAATCATCCACTGA
- a CDS encoding DUF3000 domain-containing protein → MATVGGQSAQGGGTGKEAAPIEFREAVEALGSARLRPELVIAPAPAPRRLAPYAFALSATVEVDGEELADGTLVLLHDPAGQEPWRGDFRVVTMARAELEPEMAGDPVLSEVGWAWLLDALQAHGAGYAEPSGTVTRCHSQSFGALAERGASTEIELRASWTPSDGRFERHLAAWGDLLCTCAGLPPTAAGPLPLPDAASLGGVVPMPARRRPRPH, encoded by the coding sequence ATGGCAACGGTCGGCGGGCAATCCGCACAGGGTGGCGGAACGGGCAAGGAGGCGGCGCCGATCGAGTTCCGGGAGGCCGTCGAGGCGTTGGGCTCGGCACGGCTGCGCCCCGAACTGGTGATCGCGCCCGCCCCGGCACCGCGCCGGCTCGCCCCGTACGCCTTCGCGCTGTCGGCGACCGTCGAGGTGGACGGCGAGGAGCTGGCGGACGGCACGCTGGTGCTGCTGCACGACCCGGCCGGGCAGGAGCCCTGGCGGGGGGACTTCCGGGTGGTCACCATGGCCCGGGCCGAACTGGAGCCGGAGATGGCCGGCGACCCGGTGCTCTCCGAGGTCGGCTGGGCCTGGCTGCTGGACGCGCTGCAGGCGCACGGCGCCGGGTACGCCGAGCCGAGCGGCACGGTGACCCGCTGCCACTCGCAGTCCTTCGGGGCGCTGGCGGAGCGCGGCGCGTCCACCGAGATCGAGCTGCGGGCGTCCTGGACACCGTCGGACGGCCGCTTCGAGCGGCACCTGGCGGCCTGGGGCGACCTGCTGTGCACCTGCGCGGGCCTGCCGCCGACCGCCGCCGGCCCGCTGCCGCTGCCCGACGCCGCGTCACTCGGCGGAGTGGTTCCAATGCCGGCCCGTCGCCGGCCGCGCCCCCACTGA
- the hemG gene encoding protoporphyrinogen oxidase, protein MAEPHVVVVGGGIAGLAAAVFLSAGPRRVTLLEASGRVGGKLRAGEVGGVRVDLGAESVLARRPEAVELARLVGLGEELEPPSTARAAIWTGGGLRPIPTGQVMGVPGDLEALAASGVLSAEGLERARHERPTGPVADDVPLGAYVGAALGPEVVQRLVEPLLGGVYAGRTDQLSLRAAVPQLLAIARAGGSLVAGVRELTSRAAAAGPVFQGLRGGLGTLPEAAEAHLRKAGVDLRTDHPVDELRRTPTGWRVASGGSVLEADAVVLAVPAPQAARLVEAELPGAAAELRQVEYAGMALVTMAFRRADLADSPLTGSGFLVPPVDGRQIKASTFSSNKWGWLARSAPDAFLLRTSLGRHREEAALDLPDEELVARSLADLGAAVGLRATPYATAVTRWRGGLPQYPVGHLERVERIRAQVAGVGGLAVCGAAYDGVGIPAVIASARRAVDGLSTPTAGGPVAEGTMGA, encoded by the coding sequence ATGGCAGAACCTCATGTCGTGGTGGTCGGTGGCGGGATCGCGGGGCTCGCGGCGGCGGTGTTCCTGAGCGCGGGGCCCCGCCGGGTGACGCTGCTGGAGGCGTCCGGGCGGGTCGGCGGGAAGCTGCGGGCCGGGGAGGTCGGCGGGGTCCGGGTGGACCTCGGGGCCGAGTCGGTGCTGGCCCGGCGGCCCGAGGCGGTGGAGCTCGCCCGGCTGGTGGGCCTGGGGGAGGAGCTGGAGCCGCCGAGCACCGCCAGGGCGGCGATCTGGACCGGCGGGGGGCTGCGGCCCATCCCCACCGGCCAGGTGATGGGTGTCCCCGGCGACCTGGAGGCGCTGGCCGCGTCCGGGGTGCTCTCGGCGGAGGGCCTGGAGCGGGCCCGGCACGAGCGCCCGACCGGACCGGTCGCCGACGACGTCCCGCTCGGCGCGTACGTCGGCGCCGCGCTCGGCCCCGAGGTGGTGCAGCGGCTGGTCGAGCCGCTGCTCGGCGGCGTGTACGCGGGCCGGACCGACCAGCTGTCGCTGCGCGCGGCCGTGCCGCAGCTGCTGGCGATCGCCCGCGCGGGCGGCTCGCTGGTGGCCGGGGTCCGTGAGCTGACCTCCCGGGCGGCGGCGGCCGGCCCGGTCTTCCAGGGTCTGCGCGGCGGCCTGGGCACCCTGCCCGAGGCGGCCGAGGCCCATCTGCGCAAGGCCGGGGTGGACCTGCGCACCGACCACCCGGTCGACGAGCTGCGCCGGACGCCGACGGGCTGGCGGGTGGCCTCCGGCGGCTCGGTGCTGGAGGCGGACGCCGTGGTGCTGGCGGTGCCGGCGCCGCAGGCCGCCCGGCTGGTCGAGGCCGAGCTGCCGGGCGCGGCGGCCGAGCTGCGGCAGGTCGAGTACGCGGGGATGGCGCTGGTGACGATGGCGTTCCGCCGCGCGGACCTGGCCGACAGCCCGCTGACCGGCAGCGGCTTCCTGGTCCCGCCGGTGGACGGCCGGCAGATCAAGGCCTCCACCTTCTCCTCCAACAAGTGGGGCTGGCTGGCGCGTTCCGCGCCGGACGCCTTCCTGCTGCGCACCTCGCTCGGCCGGCACCGCGAGGAGGCCGCGCTGGACCTCCCGGACGAGGAGCTGGTGGCCCGCTCGCTGGCGGACCTCGGCGCGGCGGTCGGCCTGCGGGCCACCCCGTACGCGACCGCGGTGACCCGGTGGCGCGGCGGGCTGCCGCAGTACCCGGTGGGCCACCTGGAGCGGGTCGAGCGGATCCGCGCCCAGGTCGCGGGCGTCGGCGGACTGGCCGTCTGCGGCGCCGCGTACGACGGCGTGGGCATCCCCGCCGTGATCGCCAGTGCCCGGCGCGCGGTCGACGGGTTGTCGACCCCGACGGCGGGCGGACCCGTCGCAGAAGGGACAATGGGCGCATGA
- a CDS encoding restriction endonuclease yields MARRQGSAGLLGMLAEAQRQQHRREEEQRRAAAEQRRQYERAQREAQRAAARGEKEALRAYQQGREADLAARTAELDARVAELRGVLAAGLSGPAFRLSETSGRVEVPPFDPGPLGTPVPMPDQNRYLVPPLTGAQAYDPAARRWWDEQAAQARARFEHDWYAAQAAEQDRQRRLAEYRAGYEAWAAERRQLAAGQVGQAAQLAEQVRAGAAEAVVELFEAALRWRDDWPEGFPVECELAWDAGARQLVVEWELPPYEVVPAVARYRYVKTDDSEAEVARPATERKALYRAVLAQCALRVLDVLFRADETGLLDSVALNGVLTAVDPATGREQRRCLVSVAVERAELLAVALDRVEPVDCLVDGLRGRLSARPEKAEPVKVERSTASVGSVAPAPAAAPAGSPGTADGSDEPDLFTMDPIAFEELIAELFRRRGLVTRTTARSGDEGVDVLAEDPDPITGGRIVIQAKRYRKTVPPTAVRDLDATMSRQGANRGILVTTSGFGPGSRRWVDGKPLTLVDGPMLVALLQEHGLRGRLGSPVPPAERRAEPAVLSPGENAPLPAEEVAVAFRTTGAEADLTLLLLTADGVVRDDGDFVFYHQPTAADGAVRLRPLDGTANVRLGDLPDAVRRVAVSVNMDTDTGLTCADLGDAELEIQSGPAAWRFRPPADPAISAMLVAELYRHNGTWKLRAVGQGWSDGLAGLARTHGVDVA; encoded by the coding sequence GTGGCGCGGCGTCAGGGTTCGGCGGGGTTGCTGGGCATGCTCGCGGAGGCGCAGCGGCAGCAGCACCGGCGCGAGGAGGAACAGCGCCGGGCGGCCGCCGAACAGCGCCGCCAGTACGAGCGGGCCCAGCGCGAGGCGCAGCGCGCCGCCGCGCGCGGCGAGAAGGAGGCGCTGCGGGCGTACCAGCAGGGGCGCGAGGCCGACCTCGCCGCGCGCACCGCCGAGCTGGACGCCCGCGTCGCCGAACTGCGCGGCGTCCTCGCCGCCGGGCTGTCCGGCCCCGCCTTCCGGCTCTCCGAGACCTCCGGACGGGTCGAGGTGCCGCCCTTCGACCCCGGCCCGCTCGGCACGCCCGTCCCGATGCCGGACCAGAACCGGTACCTCGTCCCGCCGCTCACCGGCGCCCAGGCCTACGACCCCGCGGCCCGCCGCTGGTGGGACGAGCAGGCCGCACAGGCCCGGGCCCGCTTCGAGCACGACTGGTACGCGGCCCAGGCCGCCGAGCAGGACCGGCAACGGCGGCTCGCCGAGTACCGGGCCGGCTACGAGGCCTGGGCCGCCGAACGCCGGCAGCTCGCGGCCGGACAGGTCGGGCAGGCCGCGCAACTCGCCGAACAGGTCCGGGCCGGCGCCGCCGAGGCCGTCGTCGAGCTGTTCGAGGCCGCGCTGCGCTGGCGCGACGACTGGCCCGAGGGCTTCCCCGTCGAATGCGAACTGGCCTGGGACGCCGGCGCCCGCCAGCTGGTCGTCGAATGGGAGCTGCCGCCGTACGAGGTGGTGCCGGCCGTCGCCCGCTACCGCTACGTGAAGACCGACGACAGCGAGGCCGAAGTGGCCCGCCCGGCCACCGAACGCAAGGCGCTGTACCGCGCGGTGCTCGCGCAGTGCGCGCTGCGGGTGCTGGACGTGCTGTTCCGGGCCGACGAGACCGGGCTGCTCGACTCCGTCGCCCTCAACGGCGTACTCACCGCGGTCGACCCGGCGACCGGCCGGGAACAGCGGCGCTGCCTGGTGTCGGTCGCCGTGGAGCGGGCCGAGCTGCTCGCCGTCGCGCTGGACCGGGTCGAGCCGGTGGACTGCCTGGTCGACGGGCTCCGCGGGCGGCTCTCCGCCCGCCCCGAGAAGGCCGAGCCGGTCAAGGTCGAACGCTCCACCGCCTCCGTCGGCTCCGTCGCCCCGGCCCCCGCGGCCGCGCCCGCCGGATCCCCCGGCACCGCGGACGGCTCGGACGAGCCGGACCTGTTCACCATGGACCCGATCGCCTTCGAGGAACTGATCGCCGAACTCTTCCGGCGGCGCGGCCTGGTCACCCGCACCACCGCGCGCAGCGGCGACGAGGGCGTCGACGTCCTCGCCGAGGACCCCGACCCGATCACCGGCGGGCGGATCGTCATCCAGGCCAAGCGCTACCGCAAGACCGTGCCGCCGACCGCCGTCCGCGACCTGGACGCGACCATGTCCCGGCAGGGCGCCAACCGCGGCATCCTGGTCACCACCTCGGGCTTCGGACCCGGCTCCCGACGCTGGGTCGACGGCAAGCCGCTCACCCTCGTCGACGGGCCGATGCTGGTCGCCCTGCTGCAGGAACACGGCCTGCGCGGCCGGCTGGGCTCCCCCGTCCCGCCCGCGGAGCGCCGGGCCGAACCGGCCGTCCTCTCCCCCGGCGAGAACGCGCCGCTGCCCGCCGAGGAGGTCGCCGTCGCCTTCCGCACCACCGGCGCGGAGGCCGACCTCACCCTGCTCCTGCTCACCGCCGACGGCGTGGTCCGCGACGACGGCGACTTCGTCTTCTACCACCAGCCGACCGCGGCGGACGGTGCGGTGCGGCTGCGTCCGCTGGACGGCACCGCGAACGTCCGCCTCGGCGACCTCCCGGACGCCGTCCGGCGGGTCGCCGTCTCCGTCAACATGGACACCGACACCGGGCTGACCTGCGCCGACCTCGGCGACGCCGAGCTGGAGATCCAGTCCGGCCCCGCCGCCTGGCGCTTCCGGCCCCCGGCCGACCCTGCGATCTCCGCGATGCTCGTCGCCGAGCTCTACCGGCACAACGGCACCTGGAAGCTCCGCGCCGTCGGCCAGGGCTGGTCCGACGGCCTCGCCGGCCTCGCCCGCACCCACGGCGTGGACGTGGCCTGA
- a CDS encoding DUF4349 domain-containing protein — protein sequence MDVRGRRVAVAAAVAAVVLAGGCSAGGGTSSSDAAKPAVANGAAAPQAAGGEKAAASGGPAAKDAGTVAPAAPRVIAYKAQLTVRVENVATARGKALALLEAAGGYVSGESSNGRGDGAVDGTTLTLKVPSAEHRRTLDALAALGATLDLNSQADDVTQQVADVESRLKSQRASVDRVRALMAEAKSLAEVVSLEGELTRREADLESLQRQQQELAARTSLSTVTLRLVAERAKPSLPAAEPEKGFWASVGGALSGGWDALVTVVKVLLMALAAIAPFLLVAAPLLGLVWWLRRGARRRPALPAQRSEHPEPGPEQPQEEPAGQPDAAERR from the coding sequence ATGGACGTGCGGGGCCGGAGAGTTGCGGTGGCGGCGGCGGTCGCGGCGGTGGTGCTGGCGGGCGGCTGCAGCGCCGGGGGCGGGACGAGCTCCAGCGACGCCGCGAAGCCCGCGGTGGCGAACGGCGCGGCGGCGCCGCAGGCGGCGGGCGGGGAGAAGGCCGCGGCGAGCGGCGGACCGGCGGCGAAGGACGCCGGGACGGTCGCCCCCGCGGCGCCGCGGGTGATCGCGTACAAGGCGCAGCTGACCGTCCGGGTGGAGAACGTGGCGACGGCGCGCGGCAAGGCGCTGGCGCTGCTGGAGGCGGCGGGCGGCTACGTGTCGGGCGAGAGTTCGAACGGCCGCGGGGACGGCGCGGTGGACGGCACCACGCTGACCCTGAAGGTGCCGTCCGCGGAGCACCGCAGGACGCTGGACGCGCTGGCGGCGCTCGGCGCCACGCTGGACCTGAACAGCCAGGCGGACGACGTCACCCAGCAGGTGGCGGACGTGGAGAGCCGGCTGAAGTCGCAGCGCGCCAGCGTGGACCGGGTGCGGGCGCTGATGGCGGAGGCGAAGTCGCTGGCCGAGGTGGTCTCGCTGGAGGGCGAGCTGACCCGCCGTGAGGCGGACCTGGAGAGCCTGCAGCGGCAGCAGCAGGAGCTGGCGGCGCGGACCTCGCTGTCGACGGTGACGCTGCGGCTGGTGGCGGAGCGCGCGAAGCCGTCGCTGCCGGCGGCCGAGCCCGAGAAGGGCTTCTGGGCATCGGTGGGCGGTGCGCTGTCGGGCGGCTGGGACGCGCTGGTGACCGTGGTGAAGGTGCTGCTGATGGCGCTGGCGGCGATCGCGCCGTTCCTGCTGGTGGCGGCGCCGCTGCTGGGCCTGGTGTGGTGGCTGCGGCGCGGTGCCCGTCGGCGGCCGGCGCTGCCGGCCCAGCGGTCGGAGCACCCGGAGCCGGGGCCGGAGCAGCCGCAGGAGGAGCCGGCCGGGCAGCCGGACGCGGCCGAGCGGCGGTGA
- the hemE gene encoding uroporphyrinogen decarboxylase, with protein MSETSAAPTGQQPEAAARRGAAHDSVFLRAARFEPVPHTPVWFMRQAGRSLPEYLKVREGIPMLESCMRPELVKEITLQPVRRHKVDAAIFFSDIVVPLKAVGIDVDIKPGVGPVIADPIRTAEDLRRLRPLEPDDMPYITEAVGLLVDELGSTPLIGFAGAPFTLASYLVEGGPSRTYENTKAMMYGEPELWAALVDRLAEITAAFLKIQIEAGASAVQLFDSWAGALAPDEYRRSVLPASTKVFDAVTPYGVPKIHFGVNTGELLGLMGQAGADIVGVDWRVPLNVAADRVGPGKGLQGNLDPAVLYAPTHVVETKAREVLHAAQAIGDSGHIFNLGHGVMPSMDPDALTRLVAFVHEASAR; from the coding sequence GTGAGTGAGACTTCCGCAGCCCCCACCGGTCAGCAGCCCGAGGCCGCCGCGCGTCGCGGCGCCGCCCACGACTCCGTCTTCCTGCGCGCCGCCCGATTCGAGCCGGTGCCGCACACCCCGGTGTGGTTCATGCGCCAGGCCGGCCGCTCGCTGCCCGAGTACCTGAAGGTGCGCGAGGGCATCCCGATGCTCGAGTCCTGCATGCGGCCGGAGCTGGTCAAGGAGATCACCCTGCAGCCGGTCCGCCGGCACAAGGTGGACGCCGCGATCTTCTTCTCCGACATCGTCGTCCCGCTCAAGGCGGTCGGCATCGACGTCGACATCAAGCCCGGTGTCGGCCCGGTCATCGCCGACCCGATCCGCACCGCCGAGGACCTCCGGCGGCTGCGTCCGCTCGAGCCCGACGACATGCCGTACATCACCGAGGCGGTCGGCCTGCTCGTCGACGAGCTCGGCAGCACCCCGCTGATCGGCTTCGCCGGCGCCCCCTTCACCCTGGCCAGCTACCTGGTCGAGGGCGGGCCCTCGCGGACGTACGAGAACACCAAGGCCATGATGTACGGCGAGCCCGAGCTGTGGGCCGCCCTGGTCGACCGGCTGGCGGAGATCACCGCCGCCTTCCTGAAGATCCAGATCGAGGCCGGTGCCTCGGCCGTCCAGCTCTTCGACTCCTGGGCCGGCGCGCTCGCCCCCGACGAGTACCGCCGCTCGGTGCTGCCCGCCTCCACCAAGGTCTTCGACGCGGTCACCCCGTACGGCGTGCCGAAGATCCACTTCGGTGTCAACACCGGCGAACTGCTCGGCCTAATGGGCCAGGCCGGCGCCGACATCGTCGGCGTCGACTGGCGGGTCCCGCTCAACGTCGCCGCCGACCGGGTCGGCCCCGGCAAGGGCCTGCAGGGCAACCTCGACCCCGCCGTCCTCTACGCCCCCACCCACGTCGTGGAGACCAAGGCCCGCGAGGTGCTGCACGCCGCCCAGGCGATCGGCGACAGCGGCCACATCTTCAACCTCGGCCACGGCGTCATGCCGAGCATGGACCCGGACGCGCTGACCCGCCTGGTCGCCTTCGTCCACGAGGCCAGCGCCCGCTGA
- a CDS encoding GNAT family N-acetyltransferase: MSLTIREFRPADAAGAAAAYSAGRPYLVITPEVVAWQVLHTPDYGILVAEVDGEIVGTARHALVPEAATPGEAVLNVSVLPAHRRRGVGGRLVAAGEELLATAGATRISCWADDEPDALAFAAARGYTAGRQGHFSARDLTTGLPPVPALPAGTELRTAADYLDDPYPIYLVDIDGTRAEPGDLETGDQPYEEWLATIWRRPDLSHELTTVVLADGEPVAFSAAQTDGGRYWSAFTATCESHRGRGLAKIAKTDSLHRARAAGLTAAYTANDATNAPMLAINAWLGYHICAGERRHAREL, translated from the coding sequence ATGTCTCTGACGATTCGTGAATTCCGCCCCGCAGATGCCGCCGGAGCCGCCGCAGCCTACAGCGCCGGCCGCCCCTACCTCGTGATCACCCCCGAGGTCGTCGCCTGGCAGGTCCTCCACACGCCCGACTACGGCATCCTGGTCGCCGAGGTCGACGGCGAGATCGTCGGCACCGCCCGGCACGCCCTCGTGCCCGAAGCCGCCACCCCCGGCGAGGCCGTCCTCAACGTCTCCGTGCTCCCCGCGCACCGCCGCCGCGGCGTCGGCGGCCGCCTGGTCGCCGCCGGCGAGGAACTCCTCGCCACCGCCGGCGCCACCCGGATCAGCTGCTGGGCCGACGACGAACCCGACGCCCTCGCCTTCGCCGCCGCCCGCGGCTACACGGCCGGCCGGCAGGGCCACTTCTCCGCGCGCGACCTCACCACCGGGCTGCCGCCCGTCCCCGCGCTCCCCGCCGGCACCGAACTGCGCACCGCCGCGGACTACCTCGACGACCCGTACCCGATCTACCTGGTCGACATCGACGGCACCCGCGCCGAGCCCGGCGACCTGGAGACCGGGGACCAGCCCTACGAGGAGTGGCTCGCCACCATCTGGCGGCGCCCCGACCTCTCCCACGAGCTCACCACCGTCGTCCTCGCCGACGGCGAACCGGTCGCGTTCAGCGCCGCCCAGACCGACGGCGGCCGCTACTGGTCCGCCTTCACCGCCACCTGCGAGTCGCACCGCGGCCGAGGCCTCGCCAAGATCGCCAAGACCGACTCCCTCCACCGCGCCCGCGCGGCCGGCCTCACCGCGGCCTACACCGCCAACGACGCCACCAACGCCCCGATGCTCGCCATCAACGCCTGGCTCGGCTACCACATCTGCGCCGGCGAACGCCGCCACGCCCGCGAGCTGTAG
- a CDS encoding TIGR04222 domain-containing membrane protein has product MWHVEFAIACAVALIALVAVGVTRARALRAPAPQGLVGIGLPLLETAFLAGGPGRVVEVALVRMEREGRVVISRDRRVTVTDPVPRDAIEAVVVTAAGRGSRDLNALRRAVMRDPEVQRIGDRLADRGLMRRPDRLRAAAWARRLMWLALLLTVVLGLVTMIGWMVQPIAERDATTPPLFVFGALVVFLAVVLRVTRLPRSRVTPAGARQLGMVRDGGSWRPRDAGPEDALLLGALALGGVAVLEDAELRAALLPRPLVGGTNTGGGSGSSSDSGYWCGSSSSSSCGSTTSCGSSSSCGSSSSSCGSSSSSSCGSSSSSCGSSSSSSCGSSSSCGSSCGGGGCGSS; this is encoded by the coding sequence ATGTGGCACGTTGAGTTCGCCATCGCCTGCGCGGTGGCGCTGATCGCCCTGGTCGCCGTCGGCGTCACCAGGGCCCGGGCGCTGCGGGCGCCCGCCCCGCAGGGGCTGGTCGGCATCGGGCTGCCGCTCCTGGAGACCGCGTTCCTGGCCGGTGGCCCGGGCCGGGTGGTCGAGGTCGCGCTGGTCCGGATGGAGCGCGAGGGCCGGGTGGTCATCTCGCGCGACCGCAGGGTCACCGTCACCGATCCGGTGCCCCGGGACGCGATCGAGGCGGTGGTGGTCACCGCGGCCGGCCGGGGCAGCCGCGACCTGAACGCGCTGCGCCGCGCCGTGATGCGCGACCCCGAGGTGCAGCGGATCGGCGACCGGCTCGCCGACCGCGGCCTGATGCGCCGCCCGGACCGGCTGCGGGCTGCCGCCTGGGCCCGCCGGCTGATGTGGCTGGCGCTGCTGCTGACGGTCGTGCTCGGGCTGGTGACCATGATCGGCTGGATGGTCCAGCCGATCGCCGAGCGGGACGCCACCACTCCCCCGCTGTTCGTCTTCGGCGCGCTGGTGGTGTTCCTGGCGGTCGTGCTGCGGGTCACCCGGCTGCCCCGCTCGCGGGTCACCCCCGCGGGCGCCCGCCAGCTCGGCATGGTCCGCGACGGCGGCTCGTGGCGGCCGCGCGACGCCGGCCCCGAGGACGCCCTGCTGCTGGGCGCGCTCGCCCTCGGCGGGGTGGCCGTCCTGGAGGACGCCGAACTGCGGGCCGCCCTGCTGCCCCGGCCGCTGGTCGGCGGCACGAACACGGGCGGCGGCTCCGGCTCGTCCTCCGACTCCGGGTACTGGTGCGGCTCCTCGTCGAGCAGCTCCTGCGGGTCGACCACCAGCTGCGGGTCCTCGTCGAGCTGCGGTTCGTCGTCGAGCTCGTGCGGGTCCTCGTCGAGCAGCTCCTGCGGCTCCTCGTCCAGCTCCTGCGGGTCCTCGTCGAGCAGCTCCTGCGGGTCGTCCAGCTCCTGCGGGTCGAGCTGCGGCGGCGGCGGATGCGGCAGTTCGTGA
- a CDS encoding TIGR04222 domain-containing membrane protein, which yields MWVILLIPACAAAVFSCLRLVRVAATADSLSAIGPARPEEAVGVGLFETAYLAGGPTRVVDLALVRMAGRGRLHLAHTGWTTVVDPQGRSRLERALIGEIGPEGQCRTAALRAALAAHPTVRDIGERLTMAGLATPATVRESALLAIRQVRHALLLATGLLVAALVLAAPGSGQAGATVAWFALPLVLTGGTLLMARVDVHAYTAWAAPAGQEVLRTARIPRQYGPADDAERELLTAVAMVGPDAVPDARLRAALRG from the coding sequence ATGTGGGTGATCCTCCTGATTCCGGCCTGTGCCGCCGCAGTGTTCTCCTGCCTGCGGCTGGTCCGGGTCGCCGCCACGGCAGACTCGCTGTCCGCGATCGGTCCGGCCCGGCCGGAGGAGGCCGTCGGCGTCGGTCTGTTCGAGACCGCCTACCTGGCCGGCGGCCCCACCCGGGTGGTCGACCTCGCCCTCGTCCGGATGGCCGGGCGGGGGCGCCTGCACCTCGCCCACACCGGTTGGACCACCGTCGTCGACCCGCAGGGGCGTAGCCGGCTGGAACGCGCGCTGATCGGCGAGATCGGCCCCGAAGGGCAGTGCCGGACGGCCGCGCTGCGGGCCGCGCTCGCCGCCCACCCCACCGTCCGCGACATCGGCGAGCGGCTGACCATGGCCGGTCTCGCCACTCCGGCGACCGTCCGGGAGAGTGCGCTGCTGGCCATCCGTCAGGTCCGGCACGCGCTGCTGCTGGCCACCGGGCTGCTGGTCGCGGCGCTGGTGCTGGCCGCCCCCGGCAGCGGGCAGGCCGGGGCGACCGTCGCCTGGTTCGCGCTGCCGCTGGTGCTCACCGGCGGGACGCTGCTGATGGCCCGGGTCGACGTGCACGCCTACACCGCGTGGGCCGCCCCCGCCGGCCAGGAGGTGCTGCGGACGGCCCGGATCCCCCGCCAGTACGGGCCGGCGGACGACGCCGAGCGCGAGCTCCTCACCGCCGTCGCGATGGTCGGCCCCGACGCCGTTCCCGACGCGAGGCTGCGCGCCGCGCTCCGCGGCTGA
- the hemQ gene encoding hydrogen peroxide-dependent heme synthase, with protein sequence MTDSTEQPVKKKARDLNQVIRYTMWSVFKLKGDLPEDRAALAAEVDELFEQLAAKDVTVRGTYDVSGLRADADVMVWWHAENSDDLQEAYNRFRRTAVGRLLEPVWSNMALHRPAEFNKSHIPAFLADERARDYVCVYPFVRSYEWYLLPDEERRAMLAEHGMMARGYPDVRANTVASFALGDYEWLLAFEADELHRIVDLMRDLRPSRARLHVREEVPFFTGRRKPVAELLNGLA encoded by the coding sequence ATGACCGATAGCACTGAGCAGCCCGTGAAGAAGAAGGCCCGCGACCTCAACCAGGTCATCCGCTACACCATGTGGTCGGTGTTCAAGCTCAAGGGTGACCTCCCCGAGGACCGCGCCGCCCTGGCCGCCGAGGTCGACGAGCTGTTCGAGCAGCTGGCCGCGAAGGACGTCACCGTCCGCGGCACCTACGACGTGTCCGGCCTGCGCGCCGACGCGGACGTCATGGTCTGGTGGCACGCGGAGAACTCCGACGACCTGCAGGAGGCGTACAACCGCTTCCGCCGCACCGCCGTCGGCCGCCTGCTGGAGCCGGTCTGGTCGAACATGGCGCTGCACCGCCCCGCCGAGTTCAACAAGTCGCACATCCCCGCGTTCCTCGCCGACGAGCGGGCCCGCGACTACGTGTGCGTGTACCCCTTCGTGCGTTCCTACGAGTGGTACCTGCTGCCGGACGAGGAGCGCCGGGCGATGCTCGCCGAGCACGGCATGATGGCCCGCGGCTACCCGGACGTCCGCGCCAACACCGTCGCCTCCTTCGCGCTCGGCGACTACGAGTGGCTGCTCGCCTTCGAGGCGGACGAGCTGCACCGGATCGTCGACCTGATGCGCGACCTGCGCCCCTCCCGGGCCCGCCTGCACGTCCGCGAAGAGGTCCCGTTCTTCACCGGCCGCCGCAAGCCGGTCGCCGAGCTGCTCAACGGCCTGGCGTAA